One Candidatus Nitrososphaera evergladensis SR1 genomic window carries:
- a CDS encoding glyoxalase superfamily protein: MLSVPVTNMVNAKKFYVDALGLKMINDFRQDDSHWWVSLILPEGGVTITLATHHENMKPGTMKVYFATSDVAAAHKELSNKGVKVGEVKDDLFGPGSGVKWFNLEDPDGNQVLLVQA; the protein is encoded by the coding sequence ATGCTAAGTGTACCTGTAACTAACATGGTCAATGCAAAAAAGTTCTATGTAGATGCACTCGGACTTAAAATGATAAATGATTTCCGACAAGACGACAGCCACTGGTGGGTATCGCTTATTCTTCCTGAAGGGGGAGTTACTATTACCCTCGCTACGCATCACGAAAACATGAAGCCTGGCACGATGAAGGTGTACTTTGCGACTTCAGATGTTGCCGCAGCCCACAAAGAACTGAGCAACAAGGGCGTCAAAGTTGGCGAAGTTAAAGATGACCTGTTTGGCCCAGGCTCAGGCGTAAAGTGGTTTAACCTTGAGGATCCGGATGGTAATCAGGTACTCCTGGTACAGGCATAA
- the sucD gene encoding succinate--CoA ligase subunit alpha → MVMENNNSKFNIFDILVGQKGDKDYGKKPVVIQGITGSYGSTHTRLMKAYGTNVAAGVTPGKGGQTFEGIPIYNSMADAVKATGAQISGIFVPAQFFLGAATEALDAGVKLLVAIPEHVPVRDSIKVLEYAKSKGARMVGPNTPGVIVPEVMKVGIMPAQPFKAGNTVVFSRSGTLMYECSFNLTNKGFGQRLALGIGGDPINGTNLIEAFDLIRDRQDVDSVVVVGEIGGDAEEQLAEYIIKTSFSKPVVAYIAGRAAPKEKRMGHAGAIVYGNYGSADSKVSNYAKAGVPVAKRPGEVPELLAQKMRK, encoded by the coding sequence ATGGTCATGGAGAATAACAACAGCAAATTCAACATCTTTGACATACTGGTCGGCCAAAAGGGCGACAAGGACTATGGCAAAAAGCCGGTAGTTATTCAGGGCATAACCGGAAGCTACGGCTCGACGCACACGCGCCTGATGAAGGCGTACGGCACAAACGTGGCGGCAGGCGTCACGCCGGGCAAGGGCGGCCAGACGTTTGAGGGGATACCAATCTACAACAGCATGGCCGACGCAGTCAAGGCAACCGGCGCACAGATATCTGGCATTTTCGTTCCTGCGCAGTTCTTCCTAGGCGCTGCAACTGAGGCGCTCGACGCAGGCGTGAAACTGCTTGTTGCAATACCCGAGCACGTCCCCGTGCGCGACTCGATAAAGGTGCTTGAATACGCCAAGAGCAAGGGCGCAAGGATGGTAGGCCCAAACACCCCTGGCGTCATCGTGCCGGAGGTGATGAAGGTGGGCATCATGCCCGCGCAGCCGTTCAAGGCCGGCAACACGGTCGTGTTTTCAAGGAGCGGCACGCTGATGTACGAGTGCTCTTTCAACCTGACAAACAAGGGCTTTGGGCAGAGGCTAGCGCTTGGCATCGGAGGCGACCCGATAAACGGCACCAACCTGATAGAGGCGTTTGACCTGATACGCGACAGGCAGGACGTCGACTCTGTAGTTGTAGTCGGCGAGATAGGCGGGGACGCTGAAGAGCAGCTTGCCGAGTATATCATCAAGACGTCGTTTTCAAAGCCGGTCGTTGCGTACATCGCCGGAAGGGCCGCGCCAAAGGAAAAGAGGATGGGCCACGCCGGCGCCATTGTGTACGGCAACTATGGCTCTGCCGACTCGAAGGTGTCAAACTATGCCAAGGCAGGCGTGCCTGTGGCAAAGCGCCCCGGAGAAGTGCCGGAACTGCTTGCGCAAAAGATGCGCAAGTAA
- a CDS encoding succinate--CoA ligase subunit beta produces MRLLEYQGKELFDQYGIRIPRSYLANSLSEAREGAKKLGYPFVLKSQLTVGGRGKAGAILKCKTEAELEPKFTELVHKEVKGELPRGILLEEMADIKKELYLSLFLNRSKRCYSLIASAEGGVEIESTGNKVVVDVPIGGISPQVAEDTAGRLGLTGNAAVAFVDLATKLSRMAGEKEAELAEINPVAILGDGSMLALDAKVIIDDNAMFRHPELKKYEHVSELEKQAEESGFSLVELDGNIAIIGNGAGLVMSTLDLVSDAGGKAGTFLDFGGRATTETIYEALTVISKIKRVQAILVNLFGGIVRTDLVAQAIIDAYKNNIIAVPVFARISGAESEKARQMLNGSKAKLYPTVEEAIQAAVAAVGKQ; encoded by the coding sequence ATGCGGTTACTGGAATACCAGGGCAAAGAGCTGTTTGACCAGTACGGGATAAGGATACCCCGGTCGTACCTGGCAAACAGCCTGAGCGAAGCCCGTGAGGGAGCAAAGAAACTCGGTTATCCGTTTGTGCTAAAGTCGCAGCTTACCGTGGGAGGCAGGGGCAAGGCCGGCGCGATTCTGAAATGCAAGACAGAAGCTGAACTTGAGCCAAAATTCACAGAGCTTGTACACAAGGAGGTCAAGGGCGAGCTTCCACGCGGCATCCTGCTTGAAGAGATGGCAGACATCAAGAAGGAACTGTACCTGTCATTGTTTCTGAACAGGAGCAAGCGCTGCTACTCGCTCATCGCGTCCGCAGAAGGCGGAGTCGAGATCGAAAGCACCGGCAACAAGGTGGTAGTCGACGTGCCGATAGGCGGCATCAGCCCGCAGGTGGCAGAAGACACTGCCGGCAGGCTGGGCCTGACAGGCAACGCGGCAGTCGCGTTTGTCGACCTTGCAACGAAACTGTCAAGGATGGCCGGAGAAAAGGAGGCCGAGCTTGCAGAGATAAACCCCGTGGCAATCCTTGGCGACGGCTCGATGCTTGCGCTTGACGCCAAGGTGATAATCGACGACAACGCCATGTTCCGCCACCCTGAACTAAAGAAATACGAGCACGTTTCAGAGCTTGAAAAGCAGGCAGAGGAAAGCGGCTTTTCCCTTGTGGAACTTGACGGCAACATTGCGATCATTGGAAACGGCGCCGGACTTGTCATGTCCACGCTTGACCTTGTCTCCGACGCAGGCGGAAAAGCAGGCACCTTCCTTGACTTTGGAGGCCGCGCAACCACAGAGACAATCTACGAGGCGCTGACGGTCATCAGCAAGATAAAGCGCGTGCAGGCAATCCTTGTAAATCTCTTTGGAGGAATTGTCCGAACCGACCTTGTCGCGCAGGCAATCATCGACGCGTACAAGAACAACATCATTGCCGTGCCGGTGTTTGCCAGGATCTCTGGTGCCGAGTCGGAAAAGGCAAGGCAGATGCTCAACGGGAGCAAGGCAAAATTGTACCCGACAGTCGAGGAAGCCATACAGGCCGCAGTAGCTGCGGTGGGCAAACAATAG
- a CDS encoding purine-cytosine permease family protein, giving the protein MAIIRAPEWGITPISEKGRRLGGLDYFILWSSLGVGLLVLSAGSFLSSASFVDATLAIVAGSVGGSVLLALAGKIGSDHGVTSLVSMRPAFGIRGSYLPAILNVMQLVGWTTFEIMIMARAAALLSGNAIPYPALAAAFGAVVALLGIAGPLAVARQWLGKFAVWIAYGTSGIIIVTLLMAPGAHDIITSQGKGMSFFTALDLVIAMPISWMPLVADYNRFAKKSRTAFWATLIGFALTNMMFYFGGVLLGTFDVLAIIVAMQAIFFGFLMLLLLVDEADNAFADLYSAAVSVQDILPRLSQKHLIIGFTAFSTVLATVVTIQDYETFLLLIGAIFVPLFGVVLTDYYLVKRQKYTEGMMFGISNKGIAWPAVAAWAIGALLNFVMSPLSPLYVPSMPTIGATMPSFAAASLAYLAIVRFMQRRPKAELAK; this is encoded by the coding sequence ATGGCGATAATCCGGGCGCCAGAGTGGGGCATAACCCCGATTTCAGAGAAGGGCCGCAGGCTAGGCGGCCTTGACTATTTCATCCTCTGGTCAAGCCTTGGGGTCGGCCTACTCGTGCTTTCCGCCGGCTCGTTTTTGTCCTCTGCAAGCTTTGTCGACGCGACGCTTGCCATAGTCGCCGGCTCTGTCGGCGGGTCCGTGCTCCTTGCGCTTGCCGGCAAGATTGGAAGCGACCACGGCGTGACGTCGCTTGTGAGCATGCGGCCCGCCTTTGGCATACGGGGCTCGTACCTGCCGGCCATCCTCAACGTGATGCAGCTTGTGGGGTGGACCACGTTTGAGATAATGATAATGGCCCGCGCAGCCGCGCTTCTTTCTGGCAATGCAATCCCGTACCCCGCACTTGCCGCAGCGTTTGGTGCCGTCGTTGCGCTGCTTGGGATCGCCGGCCCGCTTGCAGTTGCGCGGCAGTGGCTAGGCAAGTTTGCGGTGTGGATAGCCTACGGCACGTCTGGCATAATCATAGTAACCCTTTTGATGGCGCCGGGCGCGCACGACATCATCACGTCGCAAGGCAAGGGCATGTCCTTCTTTACCGCGCTTGACCTTGTCATTGCGATGCCAATATCGTGGATGCCCCTTGTCGCAGACTACAACCGGTTTGCAAAAAAGAGCAGGACCGCGTTCTGGGCAACGCTGATTGGCTTTGCGCTCACAAACATGATGTTCTACTTTGGAGGCGTGCTCCTTGGCACCTTTGACGTGCTTGCGATAATCGTGGCCATGCAGGCGATATTCTTTGGCTTTCTGATGCTGCTTCTGCTCGTAGACGAAGCAGACAACGCGTTTGCCGACCTGTACTCGGCCGCGGTGTCGGTGCAGGACATATTGCCGCGCCTGTCGCAAAAGCACCTGATAATCGGGTTTACCGCGTTTTCCACCGTGCTTGCAACCGTAGTCACGATACAGGACTATGAAACCTTCCTTTTGCTCATAGGCGCAATATTTGTGCCACTGTTTGGCGTCGTGCTGACCGACTATTACCTTGTAAAACGCCAGAAATACACCGAGGGCATGATGTTTGGAATCAGCAACAAAGGCATCGCGTGGCCCGCAGTCGCGGCATGGGCCATTGGGGCGCTCCTCAACTTTGTCATGTCGCCCCTTTCTCCCCTGTACGTGCCGTCGATGCCTACCATAGGCGCCACCATGCCAAGCTTTGCAGCAGCTTCGCTTGCATACCTTGCAATAGTCAGGTTTATGCAAAGAAGACCCAAGGCCGAGCTTGCAAAATGA